A genomic region of Phragmites australis chromosome 2, lpPhrAust1.1, whole genome shotgun sequence contains the following coding sequences:
- the LOC133909035 gene encoding U-box domain-containing protein 16-like, translating into MANTPRTVVASAPSPPGCSSLAFMPPPPSPSDGELLRSLHRLARDLSSVAETPAPFLRAALASVSRRSKLLATAFDDLVMCTAGDLPRSASLCLREVLLVLQRFKAVAADCAARSRMRLLLQSDEIEEEVRELHQDLATLLDLLPVVELGLAEDVMDLLALASRQCRRFAPAAEAEQELKVRVLTLIQEIEREIVPERERLEEILEEVGINGPASCCDEIEGLEREIGNRASEKWTPTMIALVGLLRYAKCVLFSATPRPSDSKPDPEVDEEVEPPAPPPDFRCPISLDLMRDPVVVASGQTYERESIDRWFGSGKSTCPKTGQALANLEHVPNKALKNLIAKWCRENKALKNLIAMEGSEASKSEPAQAVAANKAALEAARMTASFLVKELSISFSPDAANRVVHEIRLLSKSGSDSRAFVGEAGAVPLLVPQLYSGDAGLQLNAVTALLNLSILEANKKRIMHAEGAVEAVAHIMSSGATWRAKENAAAAVLSLASVHTYRRRLGRNPSIVENLVHLVRTGPTSTKKDALAALLSLAGERENVGKLVDAGVAQVALSAISEEETAAAVLAALAKRGGAEAIVNIDGAVARLVAEMRRGTEWARENATGALVLLCRRLGAQAVTQVMAVPGVEWAIWELMGTGTERARRKAASLGRICRRWAAASAADGERGNVCPAASVVPPAMMAS; encoded by the coding sequence ATGGCTAATACACCAAGAACGGTGGTGGCCTCCGCGCCGTCACCGCCCGGCTGCTCCTCGTTGGCGttcatgccgccgccgccgtcgccgtccgaCGGGGAGCTGCTAAGGTCGCTGCACCGCCTAGCGCGGGACTTGTCCTCCGTCGCCGAGACGCCTGCGCCGTTCCTGCGCGCGGCGCTCGCGTCCGTCTCCAGGCGCTCCAAGCTCCTCGCCACCGCGTTCGACGACCTGGTGATGTGCACGGCGGGCGACCTGCCGCGGTCCGCGTCGCTGTGCCTGCGCGAGGTGCTCCTCGTGCTCCAGCGGTTCAAGGCCGTGGCCGCCGACTGCGCGGCGCGGAGCCGGATGCGGCTCCTCCTGCAGTCGGACGAGATTGAGGAGGAGGTGCGGGAGCTGCACCAGGACCTGGCCACGCTGCTCGACCTCCTACCCGTCGTTGAGCTGGGCCTCGCCGAGGACGTGATGGACCTCCTGGCCCTCGCGTCGCGCCAGTGCCGGCGGTTCGCGCCGGCGGCCGAGGCCGAGCAGGAGCTCAAGGTCAGAGTGCTGACGCTGATACAAGAAATTGAGCGGGAGATCGTGCCGGAGCGGGAGAGGCTGGAGGAGATCCTGGAGGAGGTGGGCATCAACGGTCCAGCGAGCTGCTGCGACGAGATTGAGGGCCTGGAGCGAGAGATTGGCAACCGCGCCTCCGAGAAATGGACACCCACCATGATCGCGCTCGTCGGTCTACTCCGGTACGCCAAGTGCGTCCTGTTCAGCGCCACGCCCCGGCCTTCAGATTCCAAGCCGGACCCCGAGGTCGACGAAGAAGTggagccgccggcgccgccgccggacttCCGCTGCCCCATCTCTCTCGATCTTATGCGCGACCCTGTCGTCGTCGCCAGCGGCCAGACCTACGAACGCGAGTCCATCGACAGGTGGTTCGGCTCCGGCAAGTCAACATGCCCCAAGACAGGGCAGGCCCTCGCCAATTTGGAGCACGTGCCGAACAAGGCTCTCAAGAACCTCATCGCCAAGTGGTGCCGCGAGAACAAGGCTCTCAAGAACCTCATCGCCATGGAAGGCAGCGAGGCCAGCAAAAGCGAGCCAGCACAGGCGGTGGCCGCGAACAAGGCGGCGCTGGAGGCGGCGCGCATGACCGCGTCATTCCTTGTGAAGGAGctctccatctccttctcccctgACGCGGCCAACCGCGTCGTGCACGAGATCCGGCTGCTGTCCAAGTCCGGCTCGGACAGTCGCGCGTTCGTCGGAGAGGCCGGAGCCGTCCCGCTGCTGGTGCCGCAGCTCTACTCCGGGGACGCCGGGCTCCAGCTCAACGCCGTCACGGCGCTGCTGAACCTCTCTATCCTCGAGGCCAACAAGAAGCGCATCATGCACGCCGAGGGCGCCGTGGAGGCGGTCGCCCATATCATGAGCTCCGGTGCAACGTGGCGCGCCAAGGAGAACGCGGCAGCCGCCGTGCTCAGCTTGGCGTCGGTCCATACATACCGCCGCCGGCTAGGCCGGAACCCATCAATCGTGGAAAATTTAGTGCATCTCGTGCGCACCGGCCCGACGAGCACCAAGAAGGACGCATTGGCCGCCCTGCTGTCACTTGCCGGCGAGAGGGAGAACGTCGGGAAGCTCGTCGACGCCGGCGTCGCTCAGGTGGCCTTGTCCGCGATCAGCGAGGAGGAGACCGCGGCGGCAGTGCTAGCCGCACTGGCCAagcgcggcggcgcggaggcgaTCGTCAACATCGACGGCGCCGTGGCACGGCTGGTCGCCGAAATGAGGCGCGGCACGGAGTGGGCCAGGGAAAACGCCACGGGCGCGCTGGTGCTCCTGTGCCGACGCCTGGGCGCGCAGGCCGTGACGCAGGTCATGGCAGTTCCCGGCGTCGAGTGGGCCATATGGGAGCTGATGGGCACCGGCACGGAGCGCGCGAGGCGGAAGGCCGCGTCGCTCGGCAGGATATGCCGTCGGTGGGCCGCCGCTTCGGCCGCGGACGGCGAGCGGGGAAACGTGTGCCCCGCCGCCAGCGTGGTGCCTCCGGCCATGATGGCATCCTAA